The following coding sequences are from one Brooklawnia cerclae window:
- a CDS encoding PLDc N-terminal domain-containing protein, which yields MSFAEAWILLPQVIVLAALVTVLLRRGMALQERLLWVLVVIVLNIIGAIVWFGYLVNERRKQLSRPLGS from the coding sequence ATGAGCTTCGCAGAGGCATGGATACTGTTGCCGCAGGTGATTGTGCTCGCAGCGCTCGTGACTGTCCTGTTGCGCAGGGGGATGGCGCTCCAGGAACGGTTGCTGTGGGTGCTGGTCGTAATTGTGCTCAACATCATCGGTGCCATCGTGTGGTTCGGCTATCTCGTGAACGAACGGCGCAAGCAATTGTCGCGGCCCCTTGGCAGCTGA
- a CDS encoding MFS transporter: MPVPSRLFTLYKEIRSDRLLWILLATSAARSLGRGLFLGLTTLYFTRMLGVPIQTVGTVLFVASIAGAASSYLGGHFADRASARLLIGGAFFVQAVGLGGYAFVPDATPRSLIWLTALAALAEGAAWFGGTATQAAVARGFSGAARVRAQALWRTVANAGIAAGSGLAAIPLALDTQLAYRVSLVVAAAAYLVAGVIGLRLPRSADAGIAGDDPEADPAETVRAGTTGTPQPSVSPWRNPRFIVLGLGSAMMVMNFAVTDVAHPQWVSAHTAAPPALVSALLLINTGVVVALQVPSSRLTRDIPSAGRMMLWSGLGFLVAGVLAWAAAKFSVTGAVVCMVLAATVHALGEVVSSSATWALSFGLTPRDRAGAYQGFQSFAVSVGSMAAPLVITNTALRFGLPGWLVLGGVLALGCLTATLATRGARPADEVGGSQSVF; encoded by the coding sequence GTGCCTGTGCCCAGCCGACTGTTCACGCTCTACAAGGAGATCCGCTCCGACCGACTGCTGTGGATCCTGTTGGCGACCTCGGCCGCGCGCTCCCTGGGCCGGGGGTTGTTCCTCGGGCTGACCACGCTGTACTTCACCCGCATGCTGGGTGTGCCCATCCAGACGGTGGGCACCGTGCTGTTCGTCGCGAGTATCGCGGGCGCGGCCTCGTCCTACCTGGGCGGGCACTTCGCCGACAGGGCTTCCGCACGTCTGCTGATCGGCGGGGCGTTCTTCGTCCAGGCGGTCGGGTTGGGCGGGTATGCCTTCGTCCCGGACGCGACGCCCCGCTCGCTGATCTGGCTCACCGCGCTCGCAGCCCTCGCCGAGGGTGCGGCCTGGTTCGGTGGCACGGCCACGCAGGCCGCCGTGGCGCGGGGCTTCTCCGGGGCCGCACGCGTGCGGGCCCAGGCACTGTGGCGCACGGTGGCGAACGCGGGCATCGCCGCCGGCAGCGGCCTGGCCGCGATCCCGCTGGCCCTCGACACCCAACTGGCCTACCGCGTGTCACTGGTGGTCGCGGCTGCCGCCTACCTCGTCGCCGGGGTCATCGGGCTACGGCTGCCCCGCTCGGCGGACGCCGGAATCGCCGGGGACGATCCCGAGGCCGATCCGGCCGAGACCGTCCGGGCCGGGACGACCGGCACCCCGCAACCGAGCGTCTCGCCGTGGCGCAACCCGCGGTTCATCGTGCTGGGGCTCGGGTCGGCCATGATGGTGATGAACTTCGCCGTCACCGACGTCGCCCACCCGCAGTGGGTGTCGGCCCACACCGCGGCCCCGCCCGCGCTGGTGTCGGCGTTGCTGCTCATCAACACCGGCGTCGTCGTCGCCCTGCAGGTGCCGAGTTCACGCCTGACCAGGGACATCCCGAGCGCCGGACGCATGATGCTGTGGTCCGGGCTCGGCTTCCTCGTGGCGGGTGTGCTGGCATGGGCGGCAGCGAAGTTCTCCGTCACGGGCGCCGTCGTCTGCATGGTGCTGGCGGCGACCGTTCACGCACTGGGCGAGGTGGTGTCGTCCTCGGCCACCTGGGCGCTCAGCTTCGGCCTCACCCCGCGCGACCGGGCGGGCGCCTATCAGGGGTTCCAGTCGTTCGCCGTGTCCGTCGGGTCGATGGCCGCGCCGTTGGTGATCACCAACACCGCCCTGCGGTTCGGCCTGCCGGGCTGGCTCGTCCTGGGTGGCGTCCTCGCCCTGGGCTGCCTGACCGCGACACTGGCGACCCGTGGCGCCCGGCCGGCCGACGAGGTGGGTGGCTCGCAGTCCGTCTTCTGA
- the typA gene encoding translational GTPase TypA, whose protein sequence is MPIRSDLRNVAIVAHVDHGKTTLVDAMLWQSGAFREGADVDNRVMDSMDLEREKGITILAKNTAVHHTMDDGSDILINIIDTPGHADFGGEVERGLEMVDGVLLLVDASEGPLPQTRFVLRKALAKKLPIILVINKVDRPDARIAEVIEETYDLFLDLLEDDDDHGLDFPVVYASAKAGRASLAQPADGGMPDSDDLEPLFEVIRTSIPAPTYTEGAPLQAHVTNLDSSPYLGRLALCRIVEGTIKRGQQVAWCRRDGSITTVKLSELLITRALERVPVEQAGPGDIIAVAGIPEITIGETLSDPDDPRPLPLIHVDEPSISMTIGINTSPLAGRSGKNLTARLLKNRLDQELIGNVSIKVLQTDRPDTWEVQGRGELQLAILVEMMRRESFELTVGKPEVVTQIIDGKVNEPTERLTIDVPEEHLGTVTELLGTRKGMLEQMTNHGSGWVRMEYVVPSRGMIGFRTEFLTATRGTGIMNHVFEGYTPWVGEMRTRNTGSLVADRSGIVSAYALFNLQERGVLFISPGDETYEGMVVGENARPDDMDVNPTKEKHLTNVRSSTGDELERLIPPRKMSLEQSLEYCAPDECLEVTPSIVRVRKVALSAHDRAKARTRAKNPRV, encoded by the coding sequence ATGCCCATCCGCTCTGACCTGCGCAACGTCGCGATCGTCGCCCATGTCGACCACGGCAAGACCACCCTGGTCGACGCCATGCTGTGGCAATCCGGCGCCTTCCGCGAGGGTGCCGACGTCGACAACCGGGTCATGGACTCGATGGATCTGGAACGCGAGAAGGGCATCACCATCCTCGCGAAGAACACCGCCGTCCACCACACGATGGACGACGGCTCCGACATCCTCATCAACATCATCGACACCCCTGGCCACGCCGACTTCGGCGGCGAGGTCGAGCGTGGCCTCGAGATGGTCGACGGGGTACTGCTGCTGGTGGACGCGTCCGAGGGCCCGCTGCCGCAGACGCGCTTCGTCCTGCGTAAGGCATTGGCCAAGAAGCTGCCGATCATCCTCGTGATCAACAAGGTCGACCGCCCGGACGCCCGCATCGCCGAGGTCATCGAGGAGACCTACGACCTGTTCCTCGACCTGCTGGAGGACGACGACGACCACGGGCTCGACTTCCCGGTCGTCTACGCGTCCGCCAAGGCCGGTCGCGCCTCGCTCGCCCAGCCCGCCGACGGGGGCATGCCCGACTCGGACGACCTGGAGCCGCTCTTCGAGGTGATCCGCACCTCGATCCCCGCCCCCACCTACACCGAGGGCGCCCCGTTGCAGGCCCACGTCACGAACCTGGACTCGTCGCCCTACCTCGGCCGGCTGGCGCTGTGCCGCATCGTCGAGGGCACCATCAAGCGCGGCCAGCAGGTGGCCTGGTGCCGCCGCGACGGCTCGATCACCACCGTGAAGCTGTCCGAGTTGCTGATCACCCGCGCGCTGGAGCGCGTCCCGGTCGAGCAGGCCGGTCCCGGCGACATCATCGCGGTGGCCGGCATTCCCGAGATCACGATCGGCGAGACGCTGTCCGACCCCGACGACCCGCGGCCGTTGCCTCTCATCCATGTGGACGAGCCCTCGATCTCGATGACGATCGGCATCAACACCTCACCGCTGGCCGGACGCTCGGGCAAGAACCTCACGGCCCGGCTGCTGAAGAACCGGCTCGACCAGGAGTTGATCGGCAACGTCTCGATCAAGGTGCTGCAGACCGATCGTCCCGACACCTGGGAGGTGCAGGGACGCGGCGAGCTGCAGCTGGCGATCCTGGTCGAGATGATGCGCCGCGAGAGCTTCGAGTTGACCGTCGGCAAGCCCGAGGTCGTCACCCAGATCATCGACGGCAAGGTCAACGAGCCCACCGAACGCCTGACGATCGACGTGCCCGAAGAGCATCTGGGCACGGTCACCGAACTGCTCGGCACCCGCAAGGGCATGCTCGAGCAGATGACCAATCACGGCAGCGGCTGGGTGCGCATGGAGTACGTGGTGCCCTCGCGCGGCATGATCGGGTTCCGCACCGAGTTCCTCACCGCGACGCGCGGCACCGGCATCATGAACCACGTCTTCGAGGGATACACCCCCTGGGTGGGCGAGATGCGCACCCGGAACACCGGGTCGCTGGTCGCCGACCGCAGCGGGATCGTCTCCGCCTACGCCTTGTTCAACCTCCAGGAGCGCGGGGTGCTGTTCATCTCGCCCGGCGACGAGACCTACGAGGGCATGGTCGTGGGCGAGAACGCCCGGCCCGACGACATGGACGTCAACCCCACCAAGGAGAAGCACCTCACCAACGTGCGGTCGTCCACCGGCGACGAGCTCGAACGCCTGATCCCGCCGCGCAAGATGAGCCTGGAGCAGTCGCTGGAGTACTGCGCCCCGGACGAGTGCCTGGAGGTCACTCCCTCGATCGTCCGGGTGCGCAAGGTGGCTCTCAGCGCCCACGACCGGGCGAAGGCCAGGACGCGGGCCAAGAACCCCCGGGTCTGA
- a CDS encoding FAD-dependent oxidoreductase: MNRRIVIVGGVAGGMSAATRLRRLDEDADIVVLERSGNVSFANCGLPYHVGGVIERRSSLLLQTPESLRTRFGLDVRVRHEVVGIDAAARTVEVRDLDDDTTYVLGYDELVLSPGARPVRPPLPGIERALSLRDVEDADALVAAVAGAHTAVVVGGGFIGIELAENLVHRGIRVALVEATPQVMAPLDPELASLVHDRLKASGVDLRLGSAVASIGSDDVTLADGSVLPADLVVAAIGVRPESGLAKAAGLRIGERGGILVDDRFATSDPHIHAVGDAVEKSDALDGQPALVPLAQTANLQGRLVADAIMGRPVRGRGVLGTAVVGVFGLQVAATGWNEKRLRGAGRSYRVIHTHPADHAGYYPGAVQMALKLLVDPATDRILGAQGVGEAGVDKRIDVIATAMANDVPASGLAELELAYAPQFASAKDPVNMLGWVASDMRDGLVETIQWHEVADAVAAGATVLDVRTEKEHRDESIPGSVLIPLDELRGRLGEVPSGEVVVHCAVGLRGYLATRILEQRRGEGSWTRVRNLDGGMKTWLAGQYAESPSRP; this comes from the coding sequence ATGAATCGACGAATCGTGATTGTTGGAGGGGTCGCGGGCGGCATGTCGGCCGCCACGCGGCTGCGGCGCCTCGACGAGGACGCCGACATCGTCGTCCTGGAACGGAGCGGCAACGTCTCCTTCGCGAACTGCGGATTGCCCTACCACGTGGGCGGGGTGATCGAGCGGAGGTCGTCCCTGCTGCTTCAGACCCCCGAGTCGCTCAGGACGCGTTTCGGGTTGGACGTGCGCGTCCGCCACGAGGTGGTCGGCATCGACGCCGCGGCCAGGACGGTCGAGGTGCGGGATCTGGACGACGACACCACCTACGTGCTCGGCTACGACGAACTGGTGCTGTCGCCCGGGGCGCGACCCGTCCGTCCGCCGCTGCCCGGCATCGAACGGGCACTGTCGCTGCGTGACGTCGAGGACGCCGACGCGCTGGTCGCGGCCGTTGCGGGGGCACACACGGCCGTCGTCGTCGGGGGCGGGTTCATCGGCATCGAACTGGCCGAGAACCTCGTCCACCGCGGGATCCGGGTGGCGCTGGTGGAGGCTACGCCGCAGGTCATGGCGCCCCTCGACCCCGAGTTGGCGTCCCTCGTGCACGACCGCCTCAAGGCGAGCGGTGTCGACCTGCGCCTGGGGAGCGCGGTGGCCTCGATCGGCTCGGACGACGTCACCCTGGCGGACGGCAGCGTGCTCCCCGCCGACCTGGTGGTGGCTGCCATCGGCGTCCGGCCCGAGAGCGGCCTGGCGAAGGCTGCCGGGCTGCGGATCGGCGAACGGGGCGGCATCCTCGTGGACGACCGCTTCGCCACCTCGGATCCCCATATCCACGCGGTCGGGGACGCGGTCGAGAAGTCCGACGCGCTGGACGGGCAGCCTGCCCTCGTCCCGCTGGCGCAGACCGCCAACCTGCAGGGACGCCTGGTCGCCGACGCCATCATGGGGCGTCCGGTGCGCGGACGTGGGGTGCTCGGAACGGCCGTCGTCGGCGTTTTCGGGCTGCAGGTGGCTGCCACCGGATGGAACGAGAAACGACTGCGCGGGGCGGGCCGGTCCTACAGGGTCATCCACACCCATCCGGCCGACCATGCGGGTTACTACCCGGGAGCAGTGCAGATGGCCCTGAAGCTGCTGGTCGACCCCGCCACCGATCGGATCCTCGGTGCCCAGGGCGTCGGCGAGGCAGGTGTCGACAAGCGCATCGACGTGATCGCGACAGCCATGGCCAACGACGTTCCCGCCAGCGGGCTGGCCGAACTGGAACTCGCCTACGCGCCGCAGTTCGCCTCCGCGAAGGACCCGGTCAACATGCTCGGCTGGGTGGCCTCCGACATGCGCGACGGGCTGGTCGAGACCATCCAGTGGCACGAGGTCGCCGACGCGGTCGCCGCCGGGGCGACGGTGCTGGACGTCCGCACGGAAAAAGAGCACCGCGACGAGTCGATCCCGGGCTCGGTGCTCATTCCCCTGGACGAGCTGCGCGGTCGCCTCGGCGAGGTGCCGTCGGGTGAGGTCGTCGTCCACTGTGCTGTGGGACTGCGGGGTTACCTGGCCACTCGCATACTCGAGCAGCGCCGGGGCGAGGGCTCGTGGACGCGGGTGCGCAACCTGGACGGCGGCATGAAGACCTGGCTCGCGGGTCAGTACGCGGAGTCGCCGTCGAGGCCGTAG
- a CDS encoding metal-sensitive transcriptional regulator — protein sequence MQLSAEELEGVVKRLQRAQGQLGGIVRMIQEGRDCQDIVTQLAAVSKAVDRAGFAIIATGLKECVRTKQGAADTSELEKLFLALA from the coding sequence ATGCAATTGTCCGCCGAAGAGTTGGAGGGCGTCGTCAAGCGACTCCAGAGGGCCCAGGGCCAGCTGGGCGGAATCGTCCGCATGATCCAGGAGGGGCGCGACTGCCAGGACATCGTCACCCAGTTGGCCGCGGTCAGCAAGGCGGTCGACCGCGCGGGGTTCGCCATCATCGCCACCGGCCTCAAGGAGTGCGTCCGCACGAAGCAGGGCGCCGCCGACACCTCCGAGCTCGAGAAGCTCTTCCTCGCGTTGGCCTGA
- a CDS encoding toxic anion resistance protein, with product MSDTPGAAFQPQPYPAGAAAQPAPTQRLAPPAGAGILALEAPAPPPVVQATQAPEMAPPVTAEQQPVLDAKVAQFMGAIMNEQAGSPEFASQADAVRAMGDADIRRAAETSNRLLETPLREMKTGGLTDVSKISNTLVELRRTVEGLDPNQGTAQKKFLGIFPFGDKIQDYFRKYQSSQQHLNGILHALRSGQDELTKDNVSLNMEKQQLWDTMQRLNQYVYLAEQLDARLSAAIAELQVTDPAKADTLSKDVLFYVRQKHQDLLTQLAVSIQGYLAIDVIIKNNVELIKGVDRASTTTVSALRTAVITAQALGNQKLVLDQITALNETTSGLIERTSEMLKTNSVTIQQQAANSTIGIESLQKAFANIYETMDSIDRFKLDALANMSQTIGTLENEVAKSRAYLERAQQSDERMAQAQIVPNYDLGM from the coding sequence ATGAGCGACACCCCGGGAGCCGCCTTCCAGCCCCAGCCCTATCCGGCCGGTGCGGCGGCACAGCCCGCGCCCACGCAGCGGCTGGCTCCTCCGGCCGGTGCCGGGATCCTCGCGTTGGAGGCCCCCGCCCCGCCGCCCGTGGTGCAGGCCACCCAGGCCCCCGAGATGGCTCCGCCCGTCACCGCCGAGCAGCAGCCGGTGCTGGACGCCAAGGTCGCCCAGTTCATGGGCGCGATCATGAACGAGCAGGCCGGCAGCCCCGAGTTCGCGTCCCAGGCCGACGCGGTGCGCGCCATGGGCGACGCCGACATCCGGCGGGCCGCCGAGACCAGCAACCGGCTGTTGGAAACGCCGTTGCGCGAGATGAAGACCGGCGGTCTCACCGACGTCTCGAAGATCAGCAACACCCTGGTCGAACTGCGGCGTACGGTCGAGGGCCTCGACCCCAACCAGGGCACGGCGCAGAAGAAGTTCCTCGGCATCTTCCCGTTCGGCGACAAGATCCAGGACTACTTCCGCAAGTATCAGTCGAGCCAGCAGCACCTCAACGGCATCCTCCATGCCCTGCGCTCCGGGCAGGACGAACTGACGAAGGACAACGTCAGCCTCAACATGGAGAAGCAGCAGCTGTGGGACACGATGCAGCGCCTCAATCAGTACGTGTACCTGGCCGAGCAGCTGGACGCCCGGTTGTCCGCGGCGATCGCGGAACTGCAGGTGACCGATCCTGCCAAGGCCGACACCCTCAGCAAGGACGTGTTGTTCTACGTGCGCCAGAAGCACCAGGACCTGCTGACCCAGCTGGCGGTCTCGATCCAGGGCTATCTCGCGATCGACGTCATCATCAAGAACAACGTCGAACTGATCAAGGGCGTCGACCGGGCCTCGACCACCACGGTCTCCGCCCTGCGCACGGCCGTGATCACGGCACAGGCGCTCGGCAACCAGAAGCTCGTCCTCGACCAGATCACGGCCCTCAACGAGACCACCTCGGGCCTGATCGAACGCACGAGTGAGATGCTGAAGACCAACTCGGTCACGATCCAGCAGCAGGCCGCGAACTCGACGATCGGCATCGAGAGTCTGCAGAAGGCGTTCGCAAACATCTACGAGACGATGGATTCCATCGACCGGTTCAAGCTCGACGCCCTGGCGAACATGAGTCAGACGATCGGCACGCTCGAGAACGAGGTGGCCAAGTCGCGCGCCTATCTGGAACGGGCCCAGCAGTCGGACGAGCGCATGGCACAGGCGCAGATCGTGCCGAACTACGACCTGGGTATGTGA
- a CDS encoding AAA family ATPase, whose protein sequence is MTSLTLRTALDRLADSARSAGLDPDQARQEGTQLAAAVAEPAVGAYLAWAEQLGREADAQEFVEAAARGRRWRVSPTPLMTQLGNTRPKQAEEYADALGQIAIAACTLGEPTAQVAGMAATAAAAQLEAVRRPGTRGPGPLSSLVSTGSTGVSTGSAGSTGVSTGSTGVSTGSVEGSLSLSKRANPTDGDTTVPNSGILDRLQASQDRLKAMEDFTRVGDAAFQSVLDQLQVNQQRIRELRETGLVGPVASPRPPAPQEAPPTGGAQAPVGAAQQAPGTQEASAAEDAAGAQPERSVDELLAELDELIGLAGVKAEIKRQAAVLRVQALRREAGLKVPTITRHLVFVGNPGTGKTTVARLVSGIYKALGLLSKGQLVEVDRSELVAGYLGQTALKTSEVCASAIGGVLFIDEAYSLSGDQYGEEAINTLVKEMEDNRDDLVVIVAGYPGPMTTFIAENPGLASRFRTTIQFGDYSDAELVEIFRSQVVGADYELAPGALEAFEFDLSHQVRDETFGNGRYCRNVLEAAIGHQAWRLRDEPAPTIEQLRTLLSSDVLAGDEVEPGDALVEAAGAGREPSAGGEQVMDGPAPDDGEAR, encoded by the coding sequence ATGACGAGCCTCACGCTGCGCACCGCCCTCGACCGGCTCGCGGACTCCGCACGGAGCGCCGGCCTGGATCCCGATCAGGCGCGGCAGGAGGGCACCCAGTTGGCGGCGGCGGTTGCCGAGCCCGCGGTGGGTGCCTACCTCGCGTGGGCCGAGCAGCTGGGACGCGAGGCCGATGCCCAGGAGTTCGTCGAGGCGGCCGCGCGGGGACGCCGCTGGCGAGTCAGCCCGACCCCGCTCATGACGCAACTCGGGAACACCCGGCCCAAGCAGGCGGAGGAGTACGCCGACGCTCTCGGGCAGATCGCGATCGCCGCTTGCACCCTCGGTGAGCCCACGGCACAGGTGGCGGGGATGGCCGCCACCGCAGCGGCCGCGCAACTGGAGGCCGTGCGCCGGCCCGGGACGCGAGGGCCGGGGCCGCTCTCCTCGCTCGTTTCGACAGGCTCAACGGGCGTTTCGACAGGCTCGGCGGGCTCGACGGGCGTTTCGACGGGCTCAACGGGCGTTTCGACGGGCTCGGTGGAGGGCTCGTTGAGCCTGTCGAAACGAGCGAACCCGACCGACGGCGACACCACCGTCCCGAACTCGGGAATCCTCGACCGGCTGCAGGCGTCGCAGGACAGGCTCAAGGCCATGGAGGACTTCACCCGGGTGGGAGACGCGGCGTTCCAGTCCGTGCTCGACCAACTGCAGGTGAATCAGCAGCGCATCCGGGAACTGCGGGAGACCGGGCTTGTCGGCCCGGTCGCTTCGCCCCGGCCGCCCGCACCTCAGGAGGCCCCGCCCACGGGTGGGGCGCAGGCCCCGGTCGGGGCCGCGCAGCAGGCTCCCGGGACGCAGGAGGCCAGTGCCGCCGAGGACGCCGCTGGGGCCCAGCCCGAGCGCAGCGTCGACGAGCTGCTCGCCGAGTTGGACGAGTTGATCGGCCTGGCCGGGGTGAAGGCCGAGATCAAGCGGCAGGCCGCCGTGCTCCGCGTCCAGGCGCTGCGCCGCGAGGCCGGTCTCAAGGTGCCGACCATCACGCGTCACCTCGTCTTCGTCGGCAATCCGGGCACGGGCAAGACGACCGTCGCCCGGCTGGTCTCGGGTATCTACAAGGCGCTCGGCCTGCTGAGCAAGGGGCAACTGGTCGAGGTCGACCGCTCCGAACTGGTCGCCGGTTACCTGGGTCAGACCGCTCTCAAGACTTCCGAGGTGTGCGCGTCCGCGATCGGTGGCGTCCTGTTCATCGACGAGGCCTACAGCCTGTCGGGCGACCAGTACGGCGAGGAGGCGATCAACACCCTGGTCAAGGAGATGGAGGACAACCGGGACGACCTCGTCGTGATCGTCGCCGGGTATCCGGGCCCGATGACCACGTTCATTGCCGAGAATCCCGGGCTCGCCAGCCGGTTCCGTACGACGATCCAGTTCGGGGACTACTCAGACGCCGAACTGGTCGAGATCTTCCGGTCGCAGGTGGTGGGCGCCGACTACGAGCTCGCCCCCGGCGCGCTCGAGGCCTTCGAGTTCGACCTGTCGCACCAGGTGCGGGACGAGACGTTCGGCAACGGTCGCTATTGCCGCAACGTGCTGGAGGCGGCCATCGGCCACCAGGCCTGGCGGCTGCGTGACGAGCCCGCACCGACGATCGAGCAGTTGCGCACCCTGCTGTCGTCCGACGTCCTGGCAGGCGACGAGGTGGAGCCCGGGGATGCGCTCGTCGAGGCGGCGGGGGCCGGGCGCGAGCCCTCCGCGGGCGGGGAACAGGTGATGGACGGCCCAGCGCCGGACGACGGGGAGGCCCGCTGA
- a CDS encoding serine/threonine-protein kinase, translating to MKCQQPGCPGTIVDGYCDYCGMPPTATPTPVVAPAAGPGPAPRSRAGRSAAAAPTSAPRPSRASASASAGVSASPGVSASPRPSAASRNSASGTGLGKRGGPCPQPGCSGTIVDGYCNYCGNPPDAKPRAAAPELLGTPLSTTATASELGTVLMGSSLVGPDSGLTPVRSDAHRPRTRIGAGITSVPPAPSVDPASAVMSNPVVPEERRFCPSCGEPVGRGRAGEPGEVEGACATCGKPFDFRPAIKPGELVSKQYEVAGALAYGGMGWIYLARDRNVSDRWVVLKGLLNSGDEDAATSAKQEREFLAAVEHPLIVEIYNFVQHGDARYIVMEYVPGRSITQLLKQRRQANNGTYDPLPVDWTLAYAIEILPAFTYLHDSGLLYCDFKPDNLMQVGDSVKLIDLGAVRRQDDADSPIFGTNGYQAPEVAELGPSVAGDIYTIGRAMVVMAAEFRGYQGEYVDSLPPISKMPIFDQHDSFYRLVQRACAPVREDRFQSAEDLRVQATGVLREVVGRESGGAATGSQLSTLFSPPMTAGHADEWRQLPHLLADPSDPMTNWLASITLDDPRQKMAALNRAPERTAAVMLEQIELALAMSDRRTASQVIRELLKADPWDWRAVWMQGLVAVQGRAWHEAQAPFNTVYGQVPGELAPKFALAVACERGELPTLAEELYAICASTDAGYVTPSAFALARLRQARGDFEGTLAALALVPPTSRGYSDARTAHAQLLLGRGGDLADLASAMEAVHAARLDQVTTARLEVEILEAALPQVLAQRGAPKVMLDGLPATARNLRPKLEKAYRDLAKWARDDDERNRLLSRADSTRRWSLL from the coding sequence ATGAAGTGCCAGCAGCCCGGCTGTCCCGGCACGATCGTGGACGGCTACTGCGACTACTGCGGGATGCCGCCCACTGCCACACCCACCCCGGTGGTGGCTCCCGCGGCCGGTCCGGGACCGGCACCACGATCGCGGGCGGGCCGTTCGGCAGCCGCGGCTCCCACCTCCGCGCCCCGGCCGAGCCGGGCATCCGCCTCGGCGTCCGCTGGTGTCTCAGCCTCTCCCGGTGTCTCGGCGTCACCGCGGCCCTCCGCAGCGTCCCGGAACTCCGCGTCCGGCACCGGGCTGGGCAAACGCGGCGGCCCGTGCCCGCAGCCCGGCTGCTCCGGCACGATCGTCGACGGCTACTGCAACTACTGCGGTAACCCGCCGGACGCGAAGCCCCGTGCGGCGGCTCCCGAACTGCTGGGGACGCCCCTGTCGACCACGGCCACGGCCTCGGAGCTGGGCACCGTTCTCATGGGATCGTCGCTGGTGGGCCCCGATTCCGGGCTCACGCCGGTGCGGTCGGACGCGCATCGTCCTCGCACCCGCATCGGCGCCGGCATCACGAGCGTGCCCCCGGCCCCGTCCGTCGACCCGGCGTCGGCAGTGATGAGCAACCCCGTGGTTCCTGAGGAGCGGCGATTCTGCCCGTCGTGCGGCGAGCCCGTGGGCCGTGGGCGGGCCGGCGAGCCGGGGGAGGTGGAGGGTGCGTGTGCCACCTGCGGCAAGCCGTTCGACTTCCGCCCGGCGATCAAGCCCGGCGAACTCGTCTCGAAGCAGTACGAGGTGGCGGGGGCTCTGGCCTACGGCGGCATGGGGTGGATCTACCTTGCTCGCGACCGCAACGTGTCCGACCGGTGGGTGGTGCTGAAAGGCCTGCTCAATTCCGGGGACGAGGACGCGGCGACCTCGGCCAAACAGGAGCGGGAGTTCCTCGCCGCGGTCGAGCACCCGTTGATCGTCGAGATCTACAACTTCGTCCAGCACGGGGACGCGCGCTACATCGTCATGGAGTACGTGCCCGGCCGTTCGATCACCCAGTTGCTCAAGCAGCGGCGCCAGGCCAACAACGGCACCTACGACCCGCTGCCGGTGGACTGGACGCTCGCCTACGCGATCGAGATACTGCCGGCCTTCACCTACCTTCACGACAGCGGCCTGCTGTACTGCGACTTCAAACCGGACAACCTCATGCAGGTGGGCGATTCGGTGAAGCTGATCGATCTGGGTGCCGTGCGGCGCCAGGACGACGCGGACTCGCCCATTTTCGGGACGAACGGCTATCAGGCCCCCGAGGTGGCCGAGCTGGGGCCGTCGGTGGCCGGCGACATCTACACGATCGGGCGTGCGATGGTGGTGATGGCCGCCGAGTTCCGCGGCTATCAGGGCGAATACGTCGACTCGCTCCCGCCGATCAGCAAGATGCCGATCTTCGACCAGCACGACTCGTTCTACCGTCTCGTGCAGCGCGCGTGCGCGCCCGTGCGGGAGGACCGGTTCCAGAGCGCGGAGGACCTGCGGGTGCAGGCGACCGGCGTGCTGCGCGAGGTGGTCGGCCGCGAGTCGGGCGGGGCGGCGACGGGCTCGCAGCTCTCGACGCTGTTCAGCCCGCCGATGACCGCCGGGCATGCCGACGAGTGGCGGCAGCTTCCCCACCTGCTGGCCGACCCGTCCGATCCGATGACGAACTGGCTCGCCTCGATCACACTGGACGATCCCCGGCAGAAGATGGCTGCGCTCAACCGGGCGCCGGAGCGCACGGCCGCGGTGATGCTGGAGCAGATCGAGTTGGCGTTGGCCATGTCTGACCGGCGCACAGCGTCCCAGGTGATCCGCGAACTTCTCAAGGCCGACCCGTGGGACTGGCGTGCCGTGTGGATGCAGGGACTGGTCGCGGTGCAGGGGCGTGCCTGGCACGAGGCGCAGGCCCCGTTCAACACCGTCTACGGCCAGGTGCCCGGGGAACTGGCCCCGAAGTTCGCGCTGGCGGTGGCCTGCGAGCGCGGGGAGCTGCCCACCCTCGCCGAGGAGCTCTACGCGATCTGTGCCAGCACGGACGCCGGCTACGTCACACCGTCGGCGTTCGCCCTCGCCAGGCTGCGCCAGGCACGTGGCGACTTCGAGGGGACGCTGGCCGCCCTGGCCCTGGTACCGCCGACGAGCCGGGGATACTCGGACGCCCGTACCGCGCACGCCCAGCTCCTGCTGGGCAGGGGCGGCGACCTCGCCGACCTGGCGTCCGCCATGGAAGCCGTGCACGCCGCGCGCCTCGACCAGGTGACCACGGCCCGGCTGGAGGTGGAGATCCTCGAGGCGGCGCTCCCGCAGGTCCTGGCCCAACGCGGTGCGCCGAAGGTGATGCTGGACGGGCTGCCCGCCACCGCCCGCAACCTGCGTCCCAAGCTGGAGAAGGCATATCGCGACCTCGCCAAGTGGGCGCGGGACGACGACGAACGCAATCGGCTGCTCTCCAGGGCCGACTCGACTCGCAGATGGAGCCTGCTGTGA